A stretch of the Ochrobactrum sp. BTU1 genome encodes the following:
- the hutG gene encoding N-formylglutamate deformylase — MAAFEVHQGSSPVILGLPHTGTDVPEDIWARLNDNGRILADTDWHIHRLYDGLLDNVTTVRATFHRYCIDANRDPAGVSLYPGQNTTTLIPETDFDGLAIWKDGEAPKEADIADRITRFHKPYHDALTAEIERVKAIHGVAILYDCHSIRSHIPFLFEGKLPDFNIGTDLGKTCDPRIEAATVDVTQNATGYTYILNGRFKGGWTTRHYGKPETGVHAIQMELAQSTHLATEAVPFDYDEAKAEKLRVHLKTILERLENIAAELKL; from the coding sequence ATGGCTGCTTTTGAAGTCCATCAGGGTTCGTCACCCGTCATTCTCGGCCTGCCCCACACCGGGACAGACGTGCCGGAAGATATCTGGGCGCGGCTCAATGACAATGGCCGTATTCTTGCCGACACCGACTGGCATATCCATCGGCTCTATGACGGGCTGCTGGACAATGTCACGACAGTCCGCGCCACCTTTCATCGCTATTGTATCGATGCCAATCGCGACCCAGCAGGCGTCAGCCTCTATCCGGGCCAGAACACCACAACGCTGATCCCGGAAACCGATTTCGATGGCCTTGCCATCTGGAAAGACGGCGAAGCACCGAAAGAAGCCGATATTGCCGATCGCATCACCCGCTTCCACAAGCCGTATCACGATGCGCTTACAGCCGAAATCGAACGCGTGAAAGCAATCCACGGCGTAGCGATCCTTTATGATTGCCACTCGATCCGCTCGCATATCCCGTTCCTGTTTGAAGGCAAGCTGCCGGATTTCAACATCGGCACAGACCTCGGCAAGACCTGCGATCCAAGGATCGAAGCCGCAACCGTAGACGTGACTCAAAACGCCACCGGCTACACATACATCCTCAATGGCCGCTTCAAAGGCGGCTGGACAACGCGCCATTACGGCAAGCCCGAAACTGGTGTCCATGCCATCCAGATGGAACTGGCGCAATCCACGCATCTGGCGACCGAGGCCGTGCCCTTCGACTACGACGAAGCCAAAGCTGAAAAGCTCCGTGTGCATCTCAAAACAATTCTTGAGCGGCTCGAAAACATTGCCGCCGAACTGAAACTCTGA
- a CDS encoding urocanate hydratase produces MSNPRHNEREIRAPRSTELNAKSWLTEAPLRMLMNNLDPDVAERPHELVVYGGIGRAARTWDDFDKIVATLKTLNDDETLLVQSGKPVGVFRTHKDAPRVLIANSNLVPHWATWDHFNELDKKGLAMYGQMTAGSWIYIGAQGIVQGTYETFVEAGRQHYDGNLKGKWILTGGLGGMGGAQPLAAVMAGACCLAVECDETRADFRLRTRYVDEKTHSLDEALAKIDEWTKAGEAKSIALIGNAADVFPELVKRGVRPDIVTDQTSAHDPVHGYLPIGWSVAEWRAKQESDPKGVAKAARASMKVQVQAMLDFWNAGIPTVDYGNNIRQMALEEGLEDAFAFPGFVPAYIRPLFCRGVGPFRWAALSGDPEDIAKTDAKVKELLPDNKHLHNWLDMAKERIAFQGLPARICWVGLGDRHRLGLAFNEMVRNGELKAPIVIGRDHLDSGSVASPNRETESMKDGSDAVSDWPLLNALLNTASGATWVSLHHGGGVGMGFSQHSGMVICCDGTEDAEQRIGRVLWNDPATGVMRHADAGYEEALDWAKQQGLRLPAILGN; encoded by the coding sequence ATGTCCAACCCACGTCATAATGAGCGCGAAATACGCGCTCCACGCAGCACTGAACTCAACGCAAAAAGCTGGCTCACAGAAGCGCCGCTGCGCATGTTGATGAACAATCTCGACCCGGATGTTGCCGAGCGCCCGCATGAGCTGGTCGTTTATGGCGGCATCGGTCGTGCAGCCCGTACGTGGGACGACTTCGACAAGATTGTTGCAACACTGAAGACTCTCAACGACGACGAAACCTTGTTGGTGCAGTCGGGCAAGCCGGTCGGCGTGTTTCGCACCCACAAGGATGCGCCACGCGTTCTGATCGCCAATTCCAACCTCGTGCCACATTGGGCAACATGGGATCATTTCAACGAACTGGATAAGAAGGGTCTCGCCATGTATGGCCAGATGACCGCCGGTTCGTGGATTTACATCGGCGCACAGGGCATCGTTCAGGGGACTTATGAAACCTTCGTTGAAGCTGGTCGCCAGCATTATGACGGCAACCTCAAGGGCAAATGGATTCTGACCGGTGGTCTTGGTGGCATGGGCGGAGCACAGCCTCTCGCAGCCGTTATGGCTGGTGCTTGTTGCCTCGCAGTCGAATGCGACGAAACCCGCGCCGATTTCCGCCTGCGCACTCGTTATGTCGATGAAAAGACCCACAGCCTCGATGAAGCTCTGGCAAAGATCGACGAATGGACCAAGGCAGGCGAAGCCAAATCCATTGCACTCATCGGCAATGCCGCTGATGTTTTCCCGGAACTCGTCAAGCGTGGCGTGCGCCCTGACATCGTGACCGATCAGACCTCGGCACATGATCCGGTGCATGGTTATCTGCCAATCGGCTGGAGCGTTGCTGAATGGCGCGCCAAGCAGGAGAGCGATCCGAAGGGCGTTGCAAAAGCCGCCCGCGCTTCGATGAAGGTGCAGGTTCAGGCCATGCTCGACTTCTGGAATGCTGGCATTCCAACGGTGGATTACGGCAACAATATCCGCCAGATGGCGCTTGAAGAAGGTCTGGAAGACGCATTTGCCTTCCCGGGCTTCGTGCCTGCCTATATCCGCCCGCTGTTCTGCCGCGGCGTTGGACCTTTCCGTTGGGCTGCTCTCTCCGGCGATCCAGAAGATATTGCAAAGACCGATGCCAAGGTGAAGGAACTGCTGCCAGACAACAAGCATCTGCACAACTGGCTCGACATGGCGAAGGAACGTATCGCGTTTCAGGGCCTGCCAGCACGCATCTGCTGGGTTGGCCTCGGTGATCGTCACCGCCTCGGCCTCGCCTTCAACGAAATGGTCCGCAATGGCGAACTGAAAGCCCCAATCGTCATTGGCCGTGACCACCTCGATTCAGGCTCGGTTGCTTCGCCAAACCGCGAAACCGAATCCATGAAGGACGGCTCGGATGCCGTGTCCGACTGGCCGCTGCTCAATGCGCTGCTCAATACGGCGTCGGGCGCAACATGGGTATCGCTCCATCATGGTGGTGGCGTCGGCATGGGCTTCTCCCAGCATTCGGGCATGGTCATCTGCTGTGATGGCACGGAAGATGCCGAACAGCGCATCGGCCGCGTGTTGTGGAACGATCCGGCAACCGGCGTCATGCGCCATGCCGATGCGGGCTATGAAGAAGCGCTCGACTGGGCAAAGCAGCAGGGCCTTCGCCTCCCGGCAATCCTTGGCAATTAA
- a CDS encoding YjiH family protein has translation MTDVTLGRNEPSRGSAALKLVIYSFIGIFFFFVPVTIGGKSTILLDHAATVIATELRPAALVFVCLLIAYGAFAPFVTGTWKKNLTERIFSVLRLFGLIATAMYLADIGPAPLFTPDMLPFLFDKLVLSVGLIVPIGALALAFLIGYGLLEFTGVIVQPVMRPIWRTPGWSAIDAVASFVGSYSLALLITDRVYKEGKYTAREAAIVATGFSTVSATFMIIVAKTLGLMDSWNLYFWTTFFVTFIVSAITARLWPLSRMDHPGDRDTPLPEGKGRIETAIDAGITQAQSAPRILPLLWATFLDGLRMAAMILPSIMAVGLLGLLASKYTPIFDVLGLALYPFTWIAQFSDPMLAAKSMAAGLAEMFLPAILLKDADVALKFVAAVVSVSQVLFLSASIPCVLATSIPLKFRDLIIVWYIRTALSILLTAPVAFWAASNGWLG, from the coding sequence ATGACAGACGTAACGCTTGGCCGAAATGAGCCCTCTCGTGGATCGGCGGCACTAAAACTGGTCATATACAGCTTTATAGGCATCTTTTTCTTTTTCGTGCCCGTCACTATCGGCGGCAAATCGACCATCCTGCTCGATCATGCAGCAACCGTGATAGCCACGGAGCTCCGTCCTGCCGCTCTCGTTTTTGTCTGCCTGCTGATCGCTTACGGTGCCTTTGCCCCTTTCGTAACAGGTACGTGGAAAAAGAACCTGACCGAAAGAATTTTCTCGGTCTTGCGTCTGTTCGGCCTTATCGCAACCGCCATGTATCTCGCCGATATCGGCCCGGCGCCACTTTTCACGCCAGACATGCTTCCATTCCTTTTCGACAAGCTCGTTCTATCAGTTGGTCTAATCGTTCCGATTGGCGCTTTGGCGCTCGCATTCTTGATCGGTTATGGCCTGCTCGAATTCACCGGAGTTATTGTGCAGCCCGTTATGCGTCCGATCTGGCGCACACCCGGTTGGTCGGCTATCGACGCTGTGGCTTCTTTTGTCGGTAGCTATTCACTGGCCCTTCTCATCACCGACCGTGTCTATAAGGAAGGCAAGTACACAGCCCGCGAAGCAGCAATCGTTGCTACCGGGTTCTCAACTGTTTCCGCCACTTTCATGATTATCGTCGCAAAAACTCTGGGTTTGATGGATTCATGGAATCTTTATTTCTGGACCACTTTTTTCGTCACATTCATTGTATCGGCAATAACTGCGCGCCTTTGGCCATTGAGCCGCATGGATCATCCTGGAGACCGTGATACACCACTGCCTGAGGGCAAAGGCCGTATCGAAACAGCAATTGACGCTGGCATTACGCAGGCTCAAAGTGCTCCGCGAATTCTGCCCCTGCTCTGGGCCACTTTCCTTGATGGCTTGCGTATGGCAGCCATGATTCTACCGAGCATTATGGCCGTGGGTCTTCTTGGTCTTCTTGCCTCCAAATATACGCCGATTTTCGATGTTCTTGGTCTTGCACTCTATCCATTCACTTGGATCGCTCAGTTCTCAGATCCTATGCTTGCAGCCAAATCGATGGCCGCCGGTCTTGCTGAGATGTTCCTGCCTGCTATTCTTCTGAAGGACGCAGACGTGGCCCTCAAATTTGTAGCCGCTGTTGTGTCAGTCAGTCAGGTTCTGTTCCTTTCGGCCTCGATCCCTTGCGTACTGGCAACGTCAATTCCGCTCAAATTCCGTGATCTGATTATCGTCTGGTATATTCGCACAGCGCTCAGCATCCTGCTGACAGCGCCAGTCGCATTCTGGGCAGCGTCCAACGGATGGCTCGGCTGA
- a CDS encoding HutD family protein, giving the protein MMITVLKAKEHRRMPWKNGGGVTVEIAIHPENASVDNFDWRISTATVANDGPFSVFTGIDRTLSVLEGNGIVLDVEGVETTLTRETAPFAFAADASSGARLIDGTITDLNVMTRRGRFTHHVERIAIDDSRIVASNRGAMLIFCAEGNFDLKTDSRIAHLSLHDCLVMSGEAQFSLELIGKGIVYRIAIIEV; this is encoded by the coding sequence CTGATGATTACGGTTCTCAAAGCCAAAGAACACCGCCGCATGCCATGGAAAAACGGCGGCGGTGTTACGGTCGAAATTGCGATCCATCCTGAAAATGCGTCAGTCGATAATTTCGACTGGCGCATTTCCACAGCAACCGTTGCCAATGACGGCCCCTTCTCGGTTTTCACTGGCATTGATCGCACATTGTCGGTGCTGGAAGGCAACGGCATTGTTCTCGATGTTGAAGGTGTGGAAACCACCCTCACCCGCGAGACAGCACCCTTTGCGTTTGCCGCCGATGCCAGCTCTGGTGCCCGCCTCATCGACGGAACAATCACCGATCTCAACGTCATGACGCGACGCGGGCGCTTCACGCATCACGTCGAACGCATCGCCATTGATGATTCGAGAATTGTTGCATCCAATCGCGGCGCCATGCTTATTTTCTGTGCAGAAGGCAATTTCGATCTAAAAACAGACAGTAGAATCGCGCATCTGAGCCTGCATGATTGCTTGGTCATGTCGGGAGAGGCTCAGTTTTCTCTAGAACTTATTGGTAAGGGGATCGTCTATCGGATTGCGATTATCGAAGTATAA
- a CDS encoding ABC transporter substrate-binding protein: MRKSWLAGAALAALTFASSAQAETKVAIGFSGWTGFGPLTLAKEAGIFKKNGLDVTLNKIPQASRHLALASGDIQCAATTVETWIIWNAAGVKSKQIFQMDKSYGADGIAVRADVNSFADLKGKTIAASAPGTSPYFFLAFMLAKNGMTTKDVKIVNMEPGPAAQAFVAGQNDAALTYEPYLSTVRAAPDKGKILATTLEYPAVMDTVGCTPDFLEKNPEAAKALATSYFEALEMIAADQAKSYEIMGKDVKQSGEEFGKSAAYLRWQDKAANQKFFEGEFKEFSEEATKLLLDAGVIKNKPNLDDIVDTSFIK; encoded by the coding sequence ATGAGAAAATCTTGGTTGGCAGGCGCAGCCCTCGCAGCGCTCACCTTCGCTTCGAGCGCACAGGCAGAAACAAAAGTCGCAATCGGCTTTTCCGGCTGGACCGGCTTTGGTCCGCTGACGCTTGCGAAAGAAGCAGGTATCTTCAAAAAGAACGGCCTCGACGTCACGCTCAATAAAATTCCGCAGGCAAGCCGCCACCTGGCGCTCGCATCCGGTGATATTCAGTGCGCGGCAACCACCGTTGAAACATGGATTATCTGGAACGCGGCTGGCGTGAAGTCCAAGCAGATTTTCCAGATGGACAAATCCTATGGCGCTGACGGCATCGCCGTGCGCGCCGATGTCAATTCCTTTGCCGATCTGAAGGGCAAGACCATTGCCGCTTCCGCTCCCGGCACGTCGCCATACTTCTTCCTTGCCTTCATGCTGGCCAAGAACGGCATGACCACCAAGGACGTGAAGATCGTCAACATGGAACCGGGACCAGCAGCGCAGGCTTTCGTTGCAGGCCAGAACGACGCTGCCCTGACCTACGAACCATATCTGTCGACGGTGCGTGCAGCACCCGACAAAGGCAAAATTCTCGCCACAACACTCGAATATCCGGCTGTTATGGACACCGTTGGCTGCACCCCGGATTTCCTTGAAAAGAACCCGGAAGCTGCCAAGGCACTCGCCACCAGCTATTTCGAAGCGCTTGAAATGATTGCAGCCGATCAGGCCAAGTCCTACGAAATCATGGGCAAGGACGTGAAGCAGTCGGGCGAAGAATTCGGCAAATCCGCGGCCTATCTGCGCTGGCAGGACAAAGCCGCCAACCAGAAGTTCTTTGAAGGCGAGTTCAAGGAGTTTTCGGAAGAAGCCACCAAGCTCCTGCTTGACGCTGGCGTGATCAAGAACAAGCCGAACCTCGACGATATTGTCGACACAAGCTTCATCAAGTAA
- a CDS encoding ABC transporter permease: MQPMQPIGNGARILLGILFFVLFFAFWGVATLGGFVSPTFLADPITMVKDGYDLIANQGFLSDIGMTVWRVLGGFIMASIVAIPLGIAMGAYKPIEALLEPFVSFARYLPASAFVPLLILWSGIGETQKLLVIFIGAVFQLILMIAVIVSNTRRDLVEAAYTLGAKDRGVIRRVLMPSSAPDIAETLRLVLGWAWTYVIVAELIGASSGIGYMIINSQALMATGQIIFGIIVIGVIGLISDLAFKYINRWLFAWRFA, encoded by the coding sequence ATGCAGCCTATGCAACCGATTGGAAACGGAGCCCGAATTCTTCTGGGAATTCTGTTCTTCGTGCTTTTCTTTGCTTTCTGGGGCGTTGCAACGCTCGGAGGCTTTGTTTCGCCCACCTTCCTCGCCGATCCGATCACGATGGTGAAGGATGGATATGATCTCATCGCCAATCAGGGTTTCCTTTCGGATATCGGCATGACTGTCTGGCGCGTGCTGGGCGGCTTCATCATGGCCAGCATCGTTGCCATTCCGCTTGGCATTGCGATGGGTGCATATAAACCCATTGAAGCGCTGCTCGAACCGTTCGTCTCCTTCGCACGCTATTTGCCTGCCTCGGCTTTCGTACCGCTTCTCATTCTCTGGTCGGGCATTGGCGAAACGCAGAAGCTGCTCGTCATCTTCATCGGCGCAGTCTTCCAGCTCATTTTGATGATCGCTGTCATTGTTTCCAACACGCGCCGCGATCTGGTTGAGGCTGCCTATACACTCGGCGCCAAGGATCGCGGCGTTATTCGCCGTGTGCTTATGCCGTCAAGCGCTCCCGATATTGCTGAAACGCTGCGCCTCGTGCTTGGCTGGGCATGGACCTATGTAATCGTCGCTGAGCTGATCGGCGCATCATCGGGCATCGGCTATATGATCATCAATTCGCAGGCGCTTATGGCCACCGGACAGATCATTTTCGGCATCATTGTAATCGGCGTTATCGGCCTGATTTCTGATCTGGCGTTCAAATACATCAACCGCTGGCTCTTTGCGTGGAGGTTTGCGTAA
- a CDS encoding ABC transporter ATP-binding protein, translating into MVTTTEQELVVKGVSRTFPGVHGGKPTLALQSTDLIIPKNDFVTILGPSGCGKSTLLRIIAGLDKPTTGTVTLEGQPVKGPGADRGMVFQSYTLFPWLTVRQNVGFGLREKGMPEKQAREIIDSYIDKVGLRGFENHWPKQLSGGMQQRTAIARALANDPKILLLDEPFGALDNQTRGLMQELLLGIWEREQKTVIFVTHDIEESIFMATRVVTMTARPGKIKSITPVNIEHPRSYQVKASPEFSELRLKLTEEIRSEAITAAKQAA; encoded by the coding sequence ATGGTTACGACAACCGAACAAGAACTCGTCGTTAAAGGCGTGAGCCGCACCTTTCCGGGTGTTCATGGCGGCAAACCAACACTTGCTTTGCAATCAACTGATCTCATCATTCCGAAGAATGATTTCGTCACCATTCTTGGTCCATCAGGTTGCGGCAAGTCCACGCTTCTGCGCATCATTGCCGGTCTCGACAAGCCGACCACTGGCACGGTGACGCTAGAAGGTCAGCCGGTCAAAGGACCGGGTGCTGATCGCGGCATGGTGTTCCAGTCCTACACGCTGTTTCCATGGCTGACGGTCCGGCAGAATGTCGGTTTCGGCCTGCGCGAAAAAGGTATGCCGGAAAAGCAGGCCCGCGAAATTATCGATAGCTACATCGATAAAGTCGGTCTGCGCGGATTTGAAAACCACTGGCCGAAGCAGCTTTCAGGTGGGATGCAGCAGCGCACTGCAATCGCCCGTGCACTTGCCAATGACCCAAAGATCCTGCTCCTTGATGAGCCTTTCGGCGCGCTTGACAACCAGACGCGTGGACTGATGCAGGAACTCCTGCTCGGCATCTGGGAACGTGAGCAGAAAACCGTGATCTTCGTCACCCACGATATTGAAGAGTCGATCTTTATGGCGACCCGCGTGGTTACGATGACAGCCCGTCCCGGCAAGATCAAATCGATCACGCCGGTCAATATTGAGCATCCGCGTTCCTATCAGGTCAAAGCCAGCCCAGAATTCTCGGAACTGCGCCTGAAGCTGACCGAAGAAATCCGCAGCGAAGCAATTACAGCGGCAAAGCAGGCTGCCTGA
- a CDS encoding D-amino-acid transaminase, with the protein MAVSAELEDRIVYVNGDYVAARDAKISIFDRGFLFGDGIYEVTAVLDGKLVDSDPHMKRLRRSTGEIGIPMPMSEDEIVEIERELIRRNNLTEGLVYLQVTRGDGRDRDFVAKGLKPSVVLFTQVKALADRPEVATGIRVLSLDDLRWKRRDIKTVCLLPQALAKEIAQNAGCSEAWMLEDGYVTEGASSTGYIVTQDDVIVTRPNSNAVLPGCTRLSLLQLIAETGMKLEERLFTIDEAYAAKEAFMTSAGTFVTPISFIDDKPIGGGKPGPVALKLREIYLDHARRTAI; encoded by the coding sequence ATGGCCGTTTCAGCAGAACTTGAAGACCGCATCGTTTATGTGAATGGCGATTATGTCGCCGCGCGCGATGCAAAAATCTCGATCTTTGATCGTGGTTTTCTCTTTGGTGACGGAATTTACGAAGTAACCGCAGTCCTTGACGGCAAGCTGGTCGATAGCGACCCGCATATGAAGCGTCTGCGTCGTTCGACAGGTGAAATCGGCATTCCTATGCCGATGAGCGAAGATGAGATTGTCGAGATCGAGCGCGAACTGATCCGCCGCAACAATCTCACCGAAGGACTGGTCTATTTGCAAGTTACGCGAGGCGATGGTCGCGACCGTGATTTTGTCGCTAAAGGCTTGAAGCCATCGGTGGTTCTGTTCACTCAAGTTAAAGCTCTTGCCGACCGGCCGGAAGTAGCAACAGGTATCCGCGTGCTTTCACTGGATGATCTGCGCTGGAAGCGTCGCGACATCAAAACCGTCTGCCTTCTGCCACAGGCTCTCGCCAAGGAAATCGCCCAGAATGCCGGTTGCAGCGAGGCCTGGATGTTAGAGGACGGCTATGTCACTGAAGGCGCATCTTCGACCGGCTATATCGTCACGCAGGATGATGTCATCGTCACCCGCCCGAACAGCAATGCGGTCTTGCCGGGTTGCACACGTTTGTCACTGTTGCAGCTCATCGCTGAAACCGGCATGAAGCTTGAAGAGCGTCTTTTCACGATTGATGAAGCCTATGCTGCGAAAGAAGCTTTCATGACCAGCGCAGGTACTTTTGTAACGCCGATTTCGTTTATCGACGACAAGCCTATCGGTGGCGGCAAGCCCGGTCCAGTCGCTCTCAAGCTGCGCGAGATTTATCTCGACCACGCGCGCCGTACGGCAATCTAA
- a CDS encoding sugar ABC transporter permease has protein sequence MSENVIQSGPKAPSGVGRYLKNNLRESGMLLSLIAIMIFFQIVTGGVLMKPLNLTNLVLQNSYIVIMALGMLLVIVTGHIDLSVGSVCGFIGALAAVMMVRWGIPFPIAAILCLLVGGIIGAMQGFWVAYFNIPSFIVTLAGMLVFKGLMLAVLGGQSVGPFPQVFQKLSSGFIPEFIGTTSGGIYLTSLILGVVIAGFIVWQNTRSRARHIAHEVETEPFGLFVAKNILFFAGIAYLALLISSHRGMPNVLIIMAVLIAAYAFLTNRTVIGRQIYAVGGNRHAAKLSGVKTERLTFLVFVNMGVLAALAGLVFAARLNTATPKAGLGFELDVIAACFIGGASAYGGVGRVTGAVIGALIMGVMNNGMSILGIGIDYQQVIKGIVLLGAVCIDVYNQRR, from the coding sequence ATGAGCGAGAACGTAATTCAGAGCGGCCCGAAAGCGCCGAGCGGTGTGGGGCGTTATCTCAAAAACAATCTGCGTGAATCGGGAATGTTGCTCTCGCTCATCGCGATCATGATCTTTTTCCAGATCGTGACCGGCGGCGTGCTGATGAAGCCGCTAAACCTTACCAATCTCGTATTGCAGAACAGCTATATCGTCATTATGGCGCTCGGAATGCTGCTGGTTATCGTGACCGGGCACATCGATCTTTCGGTCGGATCGGTCTGCGGTTTCATCGGCGCACTGGCAGCTGTCATGATGGTGCGGTGGGGAATTCCATTTCCGATCGCAGCTATTCTGTGCTTGCTGGTAGGAGGGATTATCGGCGCGATGCAGGGCTTCTGGGTCGCTTATTTCAACATCCCGTCCTTCATCGTGACGCTCGCGGGGATGCTGGTTTTCAAGGGGCTGATGCTTGCCGTTCTTGGTGGGCAGTCGGTCGGGCCATTCCCGCAGGTTTTCCAGAAGCTTTCATCCGGCTTCATTCCGGAGTTCATTGGCACAACATCAGGCGGTATCTATCTCACATCGCTGATCCTCGGTGTGGTCATTGCGGGTTTCATCGTCTGGCAGAATACAAGATCGCGCGCGCGCCATATCGCGCATGAAGTGGAGACAGAACCGTTCGGCCTGTTCGTGGCCAAGAATATTCTGTTCTTTGCAGGTATTGCTTATCTCGCGCTGCTGATTTCATCACATCGCGGTATGCCTAACGTCCTGATTATCATGGCTGTTTTGATTGCTGCCTATGCGTTCCTAACCAACCGAACAGTGATCGGTCGTCAGATTTATGCGGTGGGTGGCAATCGCCATGCGGCCAAGCTTTCGGGTGTTAAAACCGAGCGGCTGACCTTCCTCGTCTTCGTGAATATGGGCGTGCTGGCAGCGCTTGCGGGTCTGGTTTTCGCGGCTCGTCTCAACACGGCGACACCAAAGGCTGGCCTTGGTTTTGAGCTTGACGTCATTGCCGCCTGCTTCATCGGTGGTGCATCGGCTTACGGTGGTGTGGGGCGTGTGACGGGTGCGGTGATTGGCGCGCTCATCATGGGCGTGATGAATAATGGCATGTCGATCTTGGGTATTGGTATCGATTATCAGCAGGTCATTAAGGGCATTGTGCTGCTGGGTGCCGTCTGCATCGACGTCTATAACCAGCGCCGCTAA
- a CDS encoding sugar ABC transporter ATP-binding protein encodes MNVANPVPLEQNSGQPDIAGKPLLEMRGISKSFGVVKALSDVNFTVMPGEIHAFVGENGAGKSTLMKVLSGVYPSGSYEGSIFFDGEERHFRDINDSEALGIVIIHQELALVPLMTIAENIFLVNPPASYGVIDRSEVHSRTKALLKKVGLTESPDTLVTDIGVGKQQLVEIAKALSKRVRLLILDEPTASLNETDSAALLALLREFRAQGITSILISHKLNEIREVADKITVLRDGRAVATLDCNAGEVEEDDIIRKMVDRDLESRYPKRDPNIGDVIFEVDNWSVYHPLHPERHSVKNVSFKVRAGEIVGIAGLMGAGRTEFAMSLFGRSWGTNISGEARMNGTPVDISTVARAIKSGLAYVTEDRKKLGLVLGENISRNISLAHLRGVSPKGVIDSIREMKVANSYRDQMSIRCHNVYQETGTLSGGNQQKVVLSKWLFTGPDVLILDEPTRGIDVGAKYDIYTIINSLADSGKGVVVISSEMPELIGICDRIVVMHEGAFVGEVAGEGATQENIMRAIMRNKGKQ; translated from the coding sequence ATGAACGTAGCCAATCCTGTCCCGCTTGAGCAGAACAGCGGTCAGCCGGATATTGCCGGTAAACCCCTGCTTGAGATGCGCGGCATCAGCAAATCCTTCGGTGTCGTGAAGGCGTTGAGCGATGTCAATTTTACCGTGATGCCGGGAGAGATTCACGCATTTGTCGGCGAAAATGGCGCGGGCAAATCAACGCTGATGAAAGTGCTGTCGGGTGTTTATCCCTCTGGCAGCTATGAAGGTTCGATCTTTTTTGACGGAGAAGAGCGACACTTCCGCGATATCAATGATTCCGAAGCGCTTGGCATTGTCATCATCCATCAGGAGCTGGCGTTGGTGCCGCTCATGACGATTGCCGAGAATATTTTTCTCGTCAATCCGCCTGCAAGCTATGGTGTTATTGACCGCAGCGAGGTGCATAGCCGCACAAAGGCGCTTTTGAAGAAGGTTGGCCTGACGGAATCGCCGGATACGCTGGTGACGGATATTGGCGTCGGCAAACAGCAGCTCGTCGAAATTGCCAAGGCGCTTTCCAAGCGTGTGCGCCTTCTGATCCTTGATGAGCCAACGGCAAGCCTCAACGAAACCGATAGTGCGGCCTTGTTGGCATTGCTGCGCGAGTTTCGCGCGCAGGGCATCACTTCGATCCTGATTTCGCACAAGCTCAATGAAATTCGTGAAGTAGCCGACAAGATCACGGTGCTGCGCGATGGTCGCGCTGTCGCAACGCTTGATTGCAATGCTGGCGAGGTCGAGGAAGACGATATCATCCGCAAGATGGTCGATCGTGATCTGGAAAGCCGCTATCCAAAGCGCGATCCGAACATTGGCGATGTGATTTTCGAGGTCGACAACTGGTCCGTTTATCATCCGCTTCATCCGGAGCGCCACTCCGTCAAGAACGTTTCGTTTAAGGTGCGAGCCGGTGAGATCGTCGGTATTGCCGGCCTGATGGGCGCTGGTCGTACCGAGTTTGCCATGAGCCTCTTCGGGCGTTCATGGGGTACGAATATTTCCGGTGAAGCTCGTATGAACGGCACTCCGGTTGATATTTCCACGGTCGCCCGCGCCATCAAATCGGGGCTGGCCTATGTGACTGAGGACCGCAAAAAGCTGGGCCTTGTTCTTGGCGAGAACATCTCGCGCAACATATCGCTTGCACATTTGCGCGGTGTCAGCCCCAAGGGTGTGATCGACAGTATTCGCGAAATGAAGGTTGCGAACAGCTATCGCGATCAGATGAGCATCCGCTGCCACAACGTCTATCAGGAAACGGGCACGCTTTCAGGCGGCAACCAGCAGAAGGTGGTGCTGTCGAAATGGCTGTTCACCGGGCCGGATGTGCTGATCCTCGATGAACCGACGCGCGGCATCGATGTGGGCGCGAAATACGACATTTACACAATCATCAATTCACTGGCTGACAGCGGCAAGGGCGTGGTCGTCATTTCATCCGAAATGCCGGAACTGATCGGTATCTGCGACCGCATTGTCGTCATGCATGAGGGAGCTTTCGTCGGCGAAGTGGCTGGCGAAGGAGCGACGCAGGAGAACATCATGCGCGCCATCATGCGGAACAAGGGAAAACAATAA